ATGAATGGTTTAGTCAATTGtcacaataaattaaaatgttcCAAATCCAAGGTTCCATACTTTACGACCATTATCTATTCAATGTGATATCATAATGTAATTTCTTCTCTTTTGCACCAACTAATGCAATTTTGGATTACCTTACATAGTTTCTTTACAAGTTTCTAAAGATTAGAATAAAATATTGATAGTCAACAAAATCAAAGTCACTTGACCCATGATGTTGTGGATACACCTAACAACAAATTAACAATTTTGTTACAACATCACACAAATCAAATGGAGAGAGTTTCATGAGATTCAGTGAATATAACTGATGATGGATAATAAAACAAGTTTTAAAGAATAGTTTTACCATATCGAGCTACAAAAACTTGAAGCACATCATCAAGGTGCTTCTTCTATGTTAGCCTCTTCGATGCTGAAAGTTGGCTATAATATTTTACTCATGACTTGACATTGCCTCCCTATTGGCCATAAGAAATTGAAATAATGGCAactaaattatgtaaaaatttagtCTCCATTACTTCTCAACCCAtatttagagaaaaatataaagacaagTTACGATAAAAAgctaaatatgtatatatttaggTTACTCCAAGATGCGAAAACGTAAAATCAACAATACAAACCACCTTGATTGAAGAAGTCTTGCAATCCGTTGTGCTATATTGCAAACGACAGTAGttgtaatagaaaaataattagctgTGTCTGCATGAGGATTTTGTAGGGAGAGTCAATCTAATTTTCTACAAGTTTAATCTACTCATCATATTCATACCTCAtcaatttttaggaaaaattattttCCAGTCGTCTACAAACTTTTTAGTTTTATACTTTATTACATAAGATCTTAATTTTTATACATAAGATATctaaaaaggtcaattttttctattcaaattttgaaagagCAAGAGATCATATTACCTCTAAAATTTCTTGGCAACTGTTTGCAAAATAAACGTCTCACGAATAAATTTGAAGATTGTTTTGTCTCTTGATCATGCCATTTTTCGTTAAATACACAAAATTACAATGAGGAGATTAATACGTGCATAAGAATAAAAACAATACGGAAAGATCAAGTAAATTAGACCCattaaacatttataaatcagcCAAGTAATTGTAATTAGGAGGGTTTGAACAAAAAAAGAAGTCATGAAAGTTAGTACCAACCAAAAAATTTGTATGTCATACCACTTTTTCAATGACAAAAAGAAGATGTCTTGCTCTTTCGATTATGGACTGGTGCAGAGTAGAAGTGTGAAGGGGCAGAGTGTGATGCAAGAAAGAGCGGACAGGCGCATATTACTCTAAACAGATTATGAAAGGTTGGGAATTCTTTGTAGGGTTGGGTTTTTTATTTAGATAATAAGGAgggttattttataatttaatttttcatttatgttGTAAAGGTTTAACAATACAATATTATTTATAACAAATATTGCAAAATTAATTTGTCCAAGCATTTGATTGCATTGGAATTAgtttaaatacatgaaaaataaaacttaccaATTTTGTAAGACATATNNNNNNNNNNNNNNNNNNNNNNNNNNNNNNNNNNNNNNNNNNNNNNNNNNNNNNNNNNNNNNNNNNNNNNNNNNNNNNNNNNNNNNNNNNNNNNNNNNNNTATGGATGTGTCAAATAATTTAATAACCTCAAAAGAACACACCCGTTCGGTTTGTAATGTAgatacaagttttttttttttaaaagacgtggcaattagattttaaaaaaggatattttagtaatttcactCAGCTCAACACTCTTCTGTCTATAAAtaagagcaacaacaacaatgtaaAGCTAATGAATCAATAAAGTTCAATTTCTCTTTTACATTTTCCTCCATTGAACATGAATGATCTAGCTGTTGTGCTAGAATTTCACATGGTACCAGAGCCAAGCGCTCAGTACTGAGAAGATTCAGTTAACTTCTCATTCTATTATATGCAAATCTCGAGGAGTTTGTGTGATCTCTATTATCAGCTTCTTCTTCTCGATTGAAATCTAAAATTGTGTAATCTCTGTTCTCGACTTCTtcttctcggttgaactctattGTTGATTCAGTCTGTACAGCCATGGCACCAAAGATTGATCAAAGTGATCCACTTTTTATTGGTACTTCAGATAGCTGTAATGTTGTACTCGTTCCCATCAGACTCACCAGTTCAGAAAATTACAACTTGTGGAGTTGTTTAATATGCATTTCACTCTTAGAAAAGAGAAAGTTTGATTTTGTCACTAGATCTATAGCAAGGACTCGTACAGGGAGGAACTTCATGAGTAATGGGAGACATGTAATCCAATTGTCTTATCCTGAATTATGAACACAGTGAGAGCCTGCTATATGGCATTGTTTATGCTACAAATGCTTGTGCTGTCTGGAAAGATCTGAAAGAGAGATTTGAAAAAGCGAATCGTATACGCATCTATCAGTTGCACCATGAAATCAATATGCTATCTCAAGGTACTGATttaatttcagtttattttaccaaattgaaaAGTTTGTGGAGTGATTATGATGTGTTGGTTCCTAATTCTAGCTGTGATTGCCCTAAGTCTAAGGAATATTTAGATTATATGTGTCAATTGAGACGCTTACAGTTTTTGAGTGGCTTAAATAAGTCCTATGATCAAGATCAAAGACAAATTTTACTCAAGGGTGTAACTCCTACTATCTATCAAGCTTATGCCATGCTTGTTGAGGATGAGATCCAACATTCCTCTTGTATGCTTACAGTACATGATAGATCAGAACCACTAGCCATGCAGGTGAATCGAAATTATGGTTCTTATAGTTATGGGCAAGGGTGTTCCAACTACAAAGGAAGAAAGTGTGATTATTGTCACCTCTCAGGTCATACCAAAGAGTTGTTATAAACTGATTGGCTATCCTActgattggaagaataaaaagaaacaaGGGTACATTACGGCTAATCCCAGGTCatatagtagcggtaacaactaTTTCTCATATGGTAGTGGCAACCACACAGCTGGTAAGCCTTCTCAAATACCCAACGTGGTAGCAGGACAAGTTGATATTGCCGGTTCAAGTCATGATCAGGGACCTGCACCACTGGCAAAGGCTCATACAATTACAAATGAAGAATACTCTAAAATTATGAGCATGCTGAGCAAGGACACCAAGGATATGAAACAAGTCAACATGACAGGTATAACCACTTATTTTCTGTCCAAAACTTGTTCTGACAATGGATTGTGGGATTAGGGGACACACATCATGTGGCTACACACAAACACATGTTTAGAAATAGTACAATCCTAGTATCAAGTCAAAAGGACAAACTACACCTTCCTACTGGTGATGAAGTAAACATTTATCATATTGGAAAGGCTTATGTATTTTCATGTGGTGTGATTAAGGATGTTCTTTTTGTCCTAGACTTCAGACTTAATCTACTGTCTGTTGCTAAGATAACGAAGgaactctcttattttgtttccttctatcttgatttttatgtatttcagGACCTCTTCAGTGGCAAGGTGAAGGGGATTGTAGACTTTATATACTTAGAGAAGAATGGAAAGATAACATTATGGCACAAAAGACTTGGATATCCAGCTTCAGAGGTTCTGAGATCATTAGATTTTTTGAAGAGTCATAATGATATAGATATGTTGAATAAATGTACAGTATTCCCACTAGCTAAACATACAAGATTATCATTCCCTCATAGTACTTCAAAATATTCAACATATTTTGAGCTTGTACACATGGATCTTTGGGGCTCTTATAAAAATGCTACTTTTGATAATAAGTACTGTTTTTTGACTATGTTTGATGATTACAGTAGATACACTTGTATACATATGTTACAACTGAATTTTGAAGCCATAGTGGCTATTAAGACCTTCATACCTATGATCAAGACACAATTTGGAGTATTAATAAAGATCATAAGGTCTGACAATAGGATCGAGTTTATCAATTCTCAATGTCATGCATTGTTCCAGTCTTTGAGAATTTTGCATCAAACTAGCTATCGCCGcactccacaacaaaatagagttgTGGAGAGAAAGCACAGACAGATACTAAACATAGCTAGAGCTCTAAAATTTCAATCTCATTTTCCAATTAAGTATAGAAGATTGCGTGTGAAGGCTGTTGTATACATTATGAATAGGCTACTATCCTTCATTTTAAATGGTAAAAGCCCATTCCATCTGTTATTCTTCAAGGATCCCAAACTTTCTAGCTAAGGGTGATTGGATGTCTATGTTATGTCACAGTTGTTCCCAGAGGTGATAAGTTTTCTGAAAGGGCAAAACGTGTTGTGTTAGTAGGATATTCGGAGTCTCAAAAAGGATACTTACTTCTAGAATTGCAATCCAAAAAGTTGATTGTTAGTAGAGATGTTGTGTTCTAAGAAGACACATTCCCATTTGATCCATCACAGAAGGACTTACAGCAAGCAACAACTTCCAAGGCTGGTAAAGATTTCACTGAGTTGTTAAACTTCACAGATGATGATATTTCTTATGACTTTCCTGATGAGCATAATTCCATTGAAGCTGATGTTCTTACTAATACTACTACACCTGATCTAGATATACCTGGCACAAGTAATAGAGAAGATAGTCCAGTTGATCCCCCCTTGACTCAAACATCTACCTGCAGGCCTACTAGAACTGTTAGACTACCTGTGTGGATGCATGACTATGTTAATACCTCTAAGAGCCAAAGATATAAGTATCCCTTAGCCAAAaacttattttacaaaaaaatgagCTTTACTTATCAATGTTACTTGTCAAAGTTCTCCAATTTAACTGAACCCCGGCACTTTAAGCAAGCTGTAAAGGATAACATATGGGTGGAATCTATGAAGTCAGAAATCCAGGCATTGGAGGCTAATAATATATGGAGTAGTTTTGACTTGACCAAAGGCAAAAACACTGTATGTTCCAAGTGGAtatacaaaacaaaatattttgtaaatgggAAGATAGAAAGGTTTAAAGTAAGGTTAGTGGACAAGAGATATAGCCAGTTTGAAGGGCTAGATTATCATGAAACATACTTACCAATTTCTAAAATGGTAATAGTTAGGTATGTAATTGTTGTAGCAGTATTTAATGGCTGGACTCTTCATTAGATGGATGTCTATAATACATTCTTACAAGATATGGAACTACCTAAAGGTTTcaaaaaatatggtaagaatagaGTTTGCAAGTAACTTAAATCCATGTATGGTCTCAAGCAAGCTTCCAGACAATGGAATCTCAAACTCACTAATCCCTTACTTGATGTTGGGTTCACACAGAGTGCTCATGATTATTCTCTCTCCACTCTACATAAAGGTTCTGATACAGTGATAGTTTTGGTGTATGTTGATGACCAACTCATTACTGGTAGCAATAGTACTTTGATTAATGCAACCAAAGGCAAGTTACATAAGCAGTTCAGAATGAAGGATTTGGGTGATCTCAAGTACTTCTTAGGTATTGAGATCCTCAGATCAGCTTCTAGGGTGATATTAAATCAAAGAAAGTACATCCTTAAGTTAATTTTTGATACAGGTCTTAGTGGTTCTAAGCCTCCCCTTACCCCTTTGGAGTCTAATCTTAGATTGAAAACACTTGAATATGATCATTCCACGGGTTTACAAGGAGATAAGTTGTTGTCtgatttttttcttatcaaaGACTGATAGGTAAGTTCATGTATGCTACTATCACAAGACCTGATATCAACTTTGCTGTCCAAACTCTCATCCAGTTCATGTAACATCCTAAGAACTCACATTGAGAGGCTTCTACTAGAAGTAGTAAGATACCTCAAAGGTTCAGTTGGTCAAGGCATTTGGTTGAAAGCTGATCCTTCTACCACTCTCACTTTTTGGTGTGACTCAGATTGGGCTGCATATCCTAACACTGGATATGCTATTCTTGGTGGATCATTAGTCTTTTGGAAGTCCAAGAAACAACACACTATGTCCAGAAGTTctgctgaagctgaatatagAAGCATGGCTTCAGCAGTTGCAGAGATAACTTGGCTAGTTGGATTGCTTTAGGAAATCAATAATACCATTACTCTGCCCATTTTAGTGTTTAGTGACAGCCATTTAGCTATACAATTAGCCAAAAATCCtgtgtttcatgagaggacaaaaCACATTGAAATAGATTGCCATTTCATAATGGAAAAGATCAAGAATGGCTTGATACAGGCTACTTATGTTCACATTCATGATCAGGTTGTTGACCTTATCTTTAAGGGTTTAAGTCAAGCTCAACATGCACACTTATTAGGCAACCTTAGTATGCTTAACATAATGCACCctgcagcttgagggggagtgtttcAACACATATATGTGATCGCTGCATCACTACATCAGTATATGTAAATGTACTGTATTGATATTGATAAAGTAGTTAGTCAGTTGGTTGTTTGGTGAGTTACAGAGTTATTTAAAGAAGTTGCAAGGTAAGTTGTTAGGTTGTTAGTCGGTTATGCTAAGCTGTCAATAAGCTGGATAGAAGCTCACTCAGCTCAGTTCTCTTCTGCCTATAAAtaagagcaacaacaacaatgtaaGCTAATGAATCAATAAAGTTCAGTTTCTCTTTTACATTTTCCTCCATTGAACATGAATGATCTAGCTGTTGTGCTAGAATTTCACAGATCTTTTCAAGGTAACACTGTTTTGTGCAGTATGGTGCAATCTTCAGTATGTCTATGAATTTGATGTGTGATTGAGTGCTTTAGTATTTTCTTAAACACTAACTGAAAAAAATGAAGTTTAACGCCCAATGTTGAAACATgtgaccatctcatctaaaaattAAACAGCTAAATGGAACATAATTTTGTTTACTTCATTATATTTTTAACGTAAAACCTATCGATAATAAGTGTTAGTGTAACATCTCAGACCCATTACTTATCCTACAAGGGCAATTTCATCCTTTCATTTTTACCTTTACTTCAAGTAAATAAAACCCTTTTAATTATCAATTTTCATACCTTCTTTTCCTATAAAACTTTGTTTTTCCAGCCAAATAACATCCCTTTAGTTTCTATCAATTAATATGCATTAAAACAAGTCCCTCTATTTTCCTTTAACTCATACGATAAAAAGCCTTACTTTTCCCATTAGTTTTTAGAAGTTCTCCATTAGCTATATCCCTTTTCCTTTTCTCAATCACAACTCCTAAGAAACACAAAAGAATTGGTGAGAATCATGTTTGAATTCCTTCTTTCAATCTCAAGTTCTTTCAACGTTTAAAGAGGTATGTAGAACTTTCTCTTGCTCAGGATTCTGAATATTTTTCTGTTTGGTAATCTTCTTCCCTCCACATGGTTTGGTGTTATTAACTTGATGTGTGGATTAGGAACTTGGTGTTTGTATAGATTATGAATTCTCACTGTTTGCTTAGTAATTCTgagaaattctgaaatttgaGTCTGCCAGTAGAGTCAAAGCTCATGTTGGACACtctctgtaaaactgaattgtTGTAATTGTTATATTTCCAAAGTCCTTAGTAGTCGCAATCAAATAACCTTGATGATAATGTGATACACGAAATAAAGATTGAAAGACATCACATAGTTGGAAATGGGGATTAAAAGAAGTTTAGTCTAGATCAGCAACTAGTTCTGGAAAATAGTTATAACTGCCAATTAGTTAGACATTTTTTACTGTTCATGCTCATTCTCAATTCTGTTAAAAGTTAGTTACAAATGTGTTCTTAGTGTATTCCATTTTCCTTGATATATAGAGAACATGCAAAATGAAGGATCATAATAAGAAATGTCAGTTTCCCTTTTAAAATTCTCTCTATTCtattctcttctttctcttctcttttcttctcaatTCATCATCTTAAGCTGAAATCTTAAACACGGTTCCTGAATCAAACTACAAATCTCGAGTTATCATCTGTAACTTCTACATTTGTATAACATTAGTATAAGAGCCAGTCGATTTCGTAGCAACCATAATGAAAACAGCAAGATCCATTGATAGTTCTTCAGCTGAAATGGGAGACATAAGGGATATGCTATAGAAATTAATGGCAAAGATTGGATCAAGTAGTGATGGAATTGAAAGAGATGTTGGTGCAATCTGGAAAAAATAGGAGGGAGAAATCTCTTTTAGGTAGAGAAGGTCCTTCTGGACCTCGACATTCAGAAGAAAAAGGGCAAGATAAAAGCCCTGCAAGTTATAACACTCACAACTCCAATTTCTCAAGATGGTCGAGAATGgattatttgagattttttggggATGCTTTACG
The Capsicum annuum cultivar UCD-10X-F1 chromosome 6, UCD10Xv1.1, whole genome shotgun sequence DNA segment above includes these coding regions:
- the LOC124899312 gene encoding uncharacterized protein LOC124899312, with product MVLIVMGKGVPTTKEESVIIVTSQVIPKSCYKLIGYPTDWKNKKKQGYITANPRSYSSGNNYFSYGSGNHTAGKPSQIPNVVAGQVDIAGSSHDQGPAPLAKAHTITNEEYSKIMSMLSKDTKDMKQVNMTGPLQWQGEGDCRLYILREEWKDNIMAQKTWISSFRDSGSQVRCLIRISIFCHW